The Deltaproteobacteria bacterium nucleotide sequence GAGCAAAGTCGCCATGTCCGGCGTCTGCCAAACCGGCCGTCAACCGATTCTGGTCGGCGCTAAACGCGACTATTTGAGCGCCGCGGTCGTGCTCTACGGCGCGGTTTACGACGCCGACTGGAAGGGCCACGAAATGCGCCCGGAGTCGATCGAGCAACTGATGCCGCAAATGAAATGTCCGCTCACCGCGGTGTTCGGCGAACTCGACAATCTGATTCACCTAAACAACGTCGTGCGCATGACCGCGGTGCTGGCCGCGGCCAAAAAAAGTTTCGGCATCCGCGTCTATCCCGACGCGCCGCATGGTTTTTTGAACGACACCATGCCCGGCCGCTACCGCCAACCGCAAAGCGACGCGGCTTGGAACCAAATCACGTCGTTTTTAACATCGGTATTCGCCGGCGAATGGAAAAAAGAGCGCGCCACCTGGCGCTTCGAAGCCGACAGCTCCCTCGACTACAACTTCGCGGCCATGAAACGGTGGGAGTAACGGCGCTATACGCCGCATACCAGATTCCAAATTCCAGATTCCAGATTACAGATTCGGGCTCAATCTGGAATATTGAATTTGGAATTCACCTGTCAAGCATGCTTGACAGGTGCGGCGGTGCCGCATACATTCTGCTTCACTATTCGCCAAGGAGCGCCGCACGGCTAAACAAGACCAAGAAGCCGTCGACCTGGTGTCGGTCGACGACTCCAACCCACTGAGCACCAACTGGCTGTGGCAGCGCACTCGTGAATTTATCGGCGAGTGGCTCGGCGTCATCGGCGTGGCGATATTTTTTCTCGGCTGGGAACTCTCTACCCGGTTTGAGATCATCAATCCTTTCTACTTTCCGCCCATCAGCAAGATTCTCGTCAAAGGCTACGAGATGTTCGCCGCCGGCGCGATCTGGGAGCATATGTGGTTCAGCCTGACCAACTTCTCCATCGGCTTCGTCGTATCCGTGATTTTAGGCGTCGTCATCGGCGTGCCCATGGGCTGGTATCGAACGGTACACAAAGCCTTCGATCCGCTGCTGTCGGGAATCTACGCCACGCCGTTGATCGCGCTCTTACCGTTGATCATCATGATGTTCGGTCTCGGCGCGGTGTCGAAAATCATCATGACGATTCTCGCCGCCGTGTTTCCGATCTTGATCAATACCATGGTCGGCATCGCCAACACCGACACCCGGCTGATCACCATGGCGCGCGCTTTCGGCGCGCGCGATAGCCAGATCTTCATGAAAGTATCGATGCCCGGCTCCCTGCCTTACATCGTCGCCGGCATGCGCGTCGCGCTCGGCCGCGCGCTGGTCTACATCGTCGTCGCCGAACAGTACGGCGCCGCCACCGGGCTCGGCTACTTGAGTTCGCTGGCGGCACAGCGTTTTCAGATGGCTGCGATGTTCGTGCCGATCATTCTCATCGCCGCCATGGGCGCAACCCTCAACGAAGTGCTCAAGACCGTCGAGCGCCGTCTCGACAAGTGGAAACCGCAAAAATAGTTTTGACCATGCTCACCGCACGGAGAAATCGATGAAACAGATTTTACGATTCACGGCATCGTTACTGTTGGTTCTAACGGCCGCGAGCACTTCGCAAGGCGCCGAAACGTTGCGCAAAATGACCGTCGGCCAAGCCGGCGTCAATCCCGGCTCCGGCCTGTTCTCCATCGCCGTCAAAGAAGGCTTTTACAAAAAACACGGCCTCGACGTCGAGATCACTAGAACCAACACCACCGCCGCCGTGCAAGCGATGATGGCGAACAAGATGGACATAGCGACCGGCGCCGGCTTCGCGGCGTTTTTGACCGCCGATTTGGAAGGGGCACCGCAACATTTTCTGTTGATAGGCTCTTGGGTAAACGTCTTTCCTTACAAAATCATGGCGCAAAAAGGCATCAAGCAGATCGCCGACTTGAAAGGCAAAACCGGCCATGTCGGCGCGCCCTTCGGCACCATTCCCGATATCGCCCTGCGTTTCGCTTTGAATCGCCTGAAGATCGATTCGGAAAAGGATGTTAAGTTAGTGCAGCATTCGAGCGCCGACCCCGCGAGCATTCTCGCCGCCATGGACAAGGGCGAAGTGCAGTTCGGCATCTTCGCGCCGCCCTTCGATTTGATCGCCGAGCGGCGCGGCTACGAAATGCTCTTGGCGTTGCCCGGGCTGGGAATTCCCTGGCAACAGAACGGCGAGATTTTGCCGGCATCCTATCTGAAGGCCAATCGCGATAACGTCGTGCGC carries:
- a CDS encoding ABC transporter substrate-binding protein, with the protein product MKQILRFTASLLLVLTAASTSQGAETLRKMTVGQAGVNPGSGLFSIAVKEGFYKKHGLDVEITRTNTTAAVQAMMANKMDIATGAGFAAFLTADLEGAPQHFLLIGSWVNVFPYKIMAQKGIKQIADLKGKTGHVGAPFGTIPDIALRFALNRLKIDSEKDVKLVQHSSADPASILAAMDKGEVQFGIFAPPFDLIAERRGYEMLLALPGLGIPWQQNGEILPASYLKANRDNVVRFMRATAEASKFFFEHKEKTIEDMLDYLGRPRDEVEYAYNQYKRWADKSHRPQLDTVKTTLEAIKKTTPKAAGANAAAFIDTSIVDQLVKEGYYK
- a CDS encoding ABC transporter permease, with the protein product MSVDDSNPLSTNWLWQRTREFIGEWLGVIGVAIFFLGWELSTRFEIINPFYFPPISKILVKGYEMFAAGAIWEHMWFSLTNFSIGFVVSVILGVVIGVPMGWYRTVHKAFDPLLSGIYATPLIALLPLIIMMFGLGAVSKIIMTILAAVFPILINTMVGIANTDTRLITMARAFGARDSQIFMKVSMPGSLPYIVAGMRVALGRALVYIVVAEQYGAATGLGYLSSLAAQRFQMAAMFVPIILIAAMGATLNEVLKTVERRLDKWKPQK